One window of Athalia rosae chromosome 2, iyAthRosa1.1, whole genome shotgun sequence genomic DNA carries:
- the LOC105691471 gene encoding L-2-hydroxyglutarate dehydrogenase, mitochondrial produces MPAAKLMITRMSICRQLNAEKYAKCYSTSSPSSSDRYPGTFDLVIVGGGIVGCATAREMLVRHPEMKIAIVEKETKLAMHQTGHNSGVVHAGIYYTPGSLKAKMCVEGAKLSYDYFSKNNIPYKKVGKLIVAKNATETQRINDLFVRGEKNGVPDLKIIEKDRIKDFEANIKGEKALWSPWTGIVDWGLVCNAFGEDFRKMGGEIFLNSEVTGFTEMIESKDAQGKLMPMVVHTRNNKYIPTRYVLTCAGLHSDRVAKLTGCDPNPRIVPFRGEYFRLSDAKKSLITTNVYPVPDPRLPFLGVHFTPRMSGDMWIGPNAVLAFSREGYSWTQMNLKDCLEMATFPGLYKLCFKYAVPGCHEMIKSIFPQLTIKDLQKTFPGLTKKDILRDKAGVRAQALNAKGELVDDFVFDGGQGSIGSRVIHCRNAPSPAATSSMAIAKFISDKLKKDFKL; encoded by the exons ATGCCAGCTGCGAAGCTAATGATTACGCGTATGTCGATCTGCAGACAACTGAATGctgaaaaatatgcaaaatgTTACTCTACCAG ttcgcCCTCGTCGTCCGACCGTTATCCGGGGACTTTCGACCTTGTGATAGTAGGGGGTGGAATAGTGGGATGCGCGACGGCGAGAGAAATGCTGGTAAGGCAtcctgaaatgaaaatagcgATTGTGGAGAAGGAAACGAAACTGGCGATGCACCAGACCGGACACAATAGCGGCGTGGTGCATGCCGGAATTTATTACACCCCCGGAAGTCTAAAG GCGAAAATGTGCGTCGAGGGTGCTAAGTTGtcgtatgattatttttcaaaaaataatataccgtACAAAAAAGTTGGCAAACTTATAGTAGCTAAAAACGCAACGGAGACGCAAAGAATCAACGATCTGTTTgtgcgaggagaaaaaaacggagtaCCCGATCTCAAAATCATAGAAAAGGATCGTATTAAAGATTTTGAAGCAAATATCAAG GGGGAAAAAGCTCTGTGGTCACCGTGGACGGGAATAGTCGACTGGGGTCTCGTCTGCAACGCTTTTGGAGAGGATTTCAGAAAAATGGGTGGTGAAATATTCCTCAACTCTGAGGTAACAGGGTTCACGGAAATGATCGAATCGAAAGATGCACAGGGTAAACTAATGCCGATGGTAGTTCACACGAGGAATAATAAG taTATTCCCACGAGGTACGTCTTGACTTGTGCGGGATTGCATTCGGATCGCGTAGCTAAGTTGACCGGATGTGATCCAAATCCTAGGATAGTTCCATTCCGAGGGGAGTATTTCCGATTATCCGATGCGAAAAAATCTCTCATAACGACGAACGTATATCCGGTACCAGACCCCAGACTTCCTTTTTTGGGCGTTCATTTCACCCCCCGAATGTCCGGGGACATGTGGATAGGGCCAAATGCTGTCTTAGCATTTTCCAGAGAGGGATACAG TTGGACCCAGATGAACTTGAAGGACTGCTTGGAAATGGCAACATTTCCAGGCCTGTACAAACTCTGTTTCAAATACGCGGTGCCCGGATGTCACGAGATGATAAAATCCATATTTCCGCAGCTGACTATTAAAGACTTGCAGAAAACATTTCCCGGGCTCACtaaaaaagacattttgag ggaTAAAGCAGGAGTCAGGGCTCAAGCTCTCAATGCCAAAGGAGAACTGGTAGATGACTTCGTATTCGATGGAGGTCAAGGCAGCATAGGAAGCCGAGTAATTCATTGTCGTAATGCTCCGTCACCTGCAGCGACAAGCAGTATGGCAATAGCAAAGTTCATTTCGGACAAGTTGAAGAAAGACTTCAAGTTGTGA
- the LOC105691475 gene encoding post-GPI attachment to proteins factor 2 isoform X1, translated as MISSSIAQANMEKSRFGSDYIPLVKEEAVRCRLLIPFSKIAWFTVSLPLFGFIFCIVWSVLYNFTAATYTHCKVDNFLPSISAAIGHYRPQKDIWKAAIATQSFTRILVLIMYYRHYKETLYKWAYGIGNFVLFTYTIENTALVTLSFWSSIENYALHKLSFITFLVMSLLHMLLSSIVVRNCRSPAKDTIEENSFQWKRRMLIGNVSSILLATYFFYRHNTYCESNVYSLFALAEYMVVLTNMGFHMTAAWDFAGRSLLVSCKGLRII; from the exons ATGATAAG CTCCTCTATTGCCCAGGCGAATATGGAGAAATCTAGATTCGGTTCAGATTATATTCCTCTGGTAAAAGAGGAGGCTGTGAGGTGCCGTCTACTGAtacctttttcaaaaattgctTGGTTCACTGTTTCTCTACCCTTATTTGGGTTTATATTTTGTATCGTATGGTCTGTCCTCTACAATTTTACAGCCGCTACTTACACTCACTGCAAG GTTGATAATTTTCTACCTTCCATATCAGCTGCTATCGGTCATTACCGACCTCAGAAGGATATATGGAAGGCAGCTATTGCAACTCAATCTTTCACTAGGATACTAGTGTTAATAATGTACTATCGAcattacaaagaaacgctttaTAAATGGGCCTATGGAATAGGCAATTTTGTCCTGTTCACTTACACTATTGAAAACACGGCCCTCGTAACCCTAAGTTTTTGGTCTTCCATCGAGAACTACG CTCTTCACAAATTATCATTCATTACCTTCCTGGTGATGTCTTTACTGCACATGTTGCTATCTAGCATTGTAGTGAGGAATTGTCGTAGTCCGGCAAAGGATACAATTGAGGAAAACTCGTTTCAGTGGAAACGGCGTATGCTAATTGGAAATGTTTCCTCAATCTTATTAGCTACCTATTTTTTCTACAGGCATAACACGTACTGTGAAAGTAACG tatATTCTCTTTTTGCATTGGCCGAATACATGGTAGTTTTGACTAACATGGGGTTCCACATGACTGCCGCGTGGGATTTTGCCGGACGGAGTCTATTAGTATCTTGTAAGGGGTTGAGAATAATTTAG
- the LOC105691475 gene encoding post-GPI attachment to proteins factor 2 isoform X2, with product MEKSRFGSDYIPLVKEEAVRCRLLIPFSKIAWFTVSLPLFGFIFCIVWSVLYNFTAATYTHCKVDNFLPSISAAIGHYRPQKDIWKAAIATQSFTRILVLIMYYRHYKETLYKWAYGIGNFVLFTYTIENTALVTLSFWSSIENYALHKLSFITFLVMSLLHMLLSSIVVRNCRSPAKDTIEENSFQWKRRMLIGNVSSILLATYFFYRHNTYCESNVYSLFALAEYMVVLTNMGFHMTAAWDFAGRSLLVSCKGLRII from the exons ATGGAGAAATCTAGATTCGGTTCAGATTATATTCCTCTGGTAAAAGAGGAGGCTGTGAGGTGCCGTCTACTGAtacctttttcaaaaattgctTGGTTCACTGTTTCTCTACCCTTATTTGGGTTTATATTTTGTATCGTATGGTCTGTCCTCTACAATTTTACAGCCGCTACTTACACTCACTGCAAG GTTGATAATTTTCTACCTTCCATATCAGCTGCTATCGGTCATTACCGACCTCAGAAGGATATATGGAAGGCAGCTATTGCAACTCAATCTTTCACTAGGATACTAGTGTTAATAATGTACTATCGAcattacaaagaaacgctttaTAAATGGGCCTATGGAATAGGCAATTTTGTCCTGTTCACTTACACTATTGAAAACACGGCCCTCGTAACCCTAAGTTTTTGGTCTTCCATCGAGAACTACG CTCTTCACAAATTATCATTCATTACCTTCCTGGTGATGTCTTTACTGCACATGTTGCTATCTAGCATTGTAGTGAGGAATTGTCGTAGTCCGGCAAAGGATACAATTGAGGAAAACTCGTTTCAGTGGAAACGGCGTATGCTAATTGGAAATGTTTCCTCAATCTTATTAGCTACCTATTTTTTCTACAGGCATAACACGTACTGTGAAAGTAACG tatATTCTCTTTTTGCATTGGCCGAATACATGGTAGTTTTGACTAACATGGGGTTCCACATGACTGCCGCGTGGGATTTTGCCGGACGGAGTCTATTAGTATCTTGTAAGGGGTTGAGAATAATTTAG